A DNA window from Candidatus Hydrogenedentota bacterium contains the following coding sequences:
- a CDS encoding sce7725 family protein, giving the protein MALPYYPYFRGKQYELITIRECAGLMKSAGFVPIIEPVKESLGGLERTLAAICDVRGEAIVIVNPSHGDLKHDGENISNFLRKEFDLHTISAGILLTNGMDSDQAMSYCEKNRDSKLALVHAGFTEPRILSERLSSAGVGIFRHIFIEQHAGRLYRRHFDRSEGVLIQNGFSRQRNADYPRIEKFSELHLTFHYENVSGFGDFLIVGDEYSESGGPAYAVAIHLTFINPDDEDIMYIYHFISDTNDTPTDPAGKFAQALGKLVEKLESGTSHLFETEAVKEFQELHRKGHFPGLGFVKKLSMKHHIETLAHYQG; this is encoded by the coding sequence AACAGTACGAACTGATCACGATTCGTGAATGTGCTGGGTTGATGAAGAGTGCAGGCTTCGTGCCGATCATCGAGCCCGTAAAAGAGTCGCTTGGAGGGCTGGAAAGAACGCTGGCGGCGATATGTGATGTAAGAGGTGAAGCAATCGTCATTGTAAATCCCAGTCATGGCGACCTCAAGCATGATGGCGAGAATATTTCCAATTTTCTCCGGAAGGAATTTGACCTACATACCATTTCTGCTGGAATCTTACTCACAAACGGAATGGACAGCGACCAAGCCATGAGCTACTGTGAAAAGAACAGAGATAGTAAGCTCGCGCTAGTACATGCAGGATTCACTGAACCTCGCATTCTGTCTGAGCGCTTATCGAGTGCCGGTGTGGGTATATTTCGGCATATATTCATTGAACAACACGCCGGGCGCTTGTATCGACGACATTTTGATAGAAGTGAAGGCGTTCTAATACAAAACGGGTTTAGTCGCCAACGGAACGCAGATTATCCAAGGATTGAGAAGTTTTCTGAATTGCATCTTACGTTTCATTACGAAAATGTATCTGGCTTCGGCGATTTCTTAATCGTGGGCGACGAGTATTCGGAAAGCGGCGGACCGGCCTATGCGGTCGCTATTCATTTGACCTTTATTAACCCGGACGATGAAGACATAATGTATATATATCATTTCATTTCAGACACAAATGATACACCAACCGATCCTGCGGGCAAGTTTGCGCAAGCACTGGGAAAGCTAGTTGAGAAGCTCGAATCGGGCACCTCACACCTGTTTGAGACCGAGGCGGTAAAGGAATTCCAAGAATTGCATAGAAAGGGGCATTTCCCAGGGCTTGGTTTCGTAAAAAAGCTCTCGATGAAGCACCACATCGAAACGTTAGCCCACTACCAAGGCTAA
- a CDS encoding RES family NAD+ phosphorylase — MARKLCCPECFDDRFLRDHIFPSLTTAKGDCSFCGAANVPLIKPRALRDYFELLVSVYEPKNAGKTLVEWLKDDWQLFERVIRSEDQVYELLGTILGNQRIVRKAFLPSEDYTSEGLAKWDTLRDEMMHRNRWFLDEKIDFVRMGQLLDHLVSREDARKWYRARQHSGGRAFAAIEMGAPPKRLASHGRANPAGIPYLYLASTSRTAVAEIRPHTGDSVYVAEFRTPELRVVDLRNPLKSVSPFLLSDPDEIGQLRADLPLLQRLGEELTRPVLPHAAAIDYIPSQYLCEFIKRSGFDGVIYNSSVSKGFNLALFNPEVGSPKSVTGYKVRKVSVDVEPFQRALPSEG, encoded by the coding sequence ATGGCCCGCAAGCTTTGCTGCCCTGAATGCTTTGATGATCGCTTTCTGCGGGACCACATATTTCCAAGCCTTACGACTGCCAAAGGGGATTGCAGCTTTTGCGGAGCCGCAAATGTCCCTCTAATCAAGCCAAGAGCTCTGCGAGATTACTTCGAACTCCTCGTGAGTGTATATGAGCCCAAGAATGCAGGAAAGACACTCGTAGAATGGCTGAAAGACGATTGGCAACTGTTCGAACGAGTTATACGTAGTGAAGACCAAGTATACGAGTTGCTTGGCACGATACTTGGCAACCAAAGAATTGTACGGAAGGCATTCCTGCCTTCAGAAGACTATACGAGTGAGGGGTTGGCAAAGTGGGATACGCTTCGTGACGAGATGATGCATCGGAATCGGTGGTTCCTGGATGAGAAGATCGATTTCGTGAGAATGGGGCAGTTGCTCGATCACCTTGTATCCCGTGAAGACGCGCGCAAGTGGTATCGCGCGCGTCAACATTCTGGTGGCAGAGCGTTCGCAGCAATTGAAATGGGGGCACCGCCCAAGCGTCTTGCCTCGCATGGGCGGGCCAATCCGGCGGGAATTCCGTACTTATACTTGGCATCCACTTCCAGAACTGCCGTTGCGGAGATTCGGCCCCACACAGGAGATTCCGTATATGTTGCGGAGTTTCGGACTCCAGAGCTTCGTGTCGTAGACCTCCGAAATCCCCTCAAAAGCGTTTCTCCCTTTCTTCTATCAGATCCGGACGAAATAGGACAGCTGCGTGCCGATCTGCCCTTACTGCAGCGGCTGGGTGAGGAATTGACACGCCCTGTACTGCCCCACGCTGCGGCGATCGACTATATTCCCAGCCAGTATCTCTGCGAATTCATAAAACGGAGCGGATTCGATGGCGTAATCTACAATAGTTCGGTCAGCAAAGGGTTCAACTTGGCCCTGTTCAATCCAGAGGTTGGGTCCCCAAAATCTGTTACGGGCTACAAAGTCCGAAAAGTATCGGTCGATGTGGAGCCATTCCAGAGGGCTCTACCTTCTGAAGGCTAA
- a CDS encoding PAS domain-containing protein translates to MTDAGDLKRMRLRVFYFLVAALSLTLVGASTSVMISDSAYTVATFMIVGMTGWMVRWAELSKFVWKLVSIAMVLVCISQTLDLTENFPRLDDVPVLGSHSAWNGRVASLSFLAGLVLTLATLMFALIEARLALDHYRLLADNVSDVISIFDLDQRCTYVSPAIAQLRGFSVDEVLVQPLEERMTPESRTVALGHMARELQRLQDGLRAPTDVTIMELELLRKDGTTVWAETSMRFLADRDGKPNRILGISRDISARKAAESEARRLTERLTLAIRGGDLGVWDWDAVADELVWDERMYAIYGVDPGEHPGAYRDWRSSIVPEDLARSEGELREAIKRRGEFHSQFRVVRPDGSIRHVESRAVVLCDDSGRVVRVTGMNADITERVETEAERARLQEQLSQAQKMESIGRLAGGVAHDFNNMLLVILGHAELAGAGAVNGALQNHVEEIRSAALRSADLTRQLLTFARQQAVAPRPMDLNLATEGMRKLLERLIGEGVRLNWRPGPDLWKVKLDPSQVDQILANLCVNARDAINGVGEIIVETANVTVIAAEGAEGSDESDLASGDYVRLSVCDNGCGMDPAVLARIFEPFYTTKKPGKGTGLGLSTVYGIVRQNNGFIRVESEPGRGTKFTIDLPRFTGPAQSEEPAGCAPPPLPGGEVILVVEDELSILKLTQSMLKKLGYTVLTAATPGEALRLAESGSSPIQLLLTDIVMPEMNGRDLAAALMTTFPDLRHIYMSGYTADVISQDEIQREGANFIQKPFGIQELATKVRHALDS, encoded by the coding sequence ATGACCGACGCGGGTGACCTGAAGCGGATGCGGCTCCGCGTCTTCTATTTTCTCGTCGCCGCGCTTTCGCTCACCCTGGTCGGCGCCTCCACTTCCGTGATGATTTCCGATTCGGCCTATACCGTGGCCACGTTCATGATCGTGGGAATGACGGGGTGGATGGTGCGCTGGGCGGAACTCTCCAAGTTTGTCTGGAAGCTGGTCAGTATCGCCATGGTCCTCGTTTGCATCTCCCAAACGCTGGACCTGACCGAGAATTTTCCCCGGTTGGACGATGTCCCGGTTCTGGGGTCTCATTCCGCGTGGAACGGACGGGTTGCGTCTCTCAGCTTCCTGGCGGGGCTGGTCCTTACTCTGGCGACGCTCATGTTTGCTCTGATCGAAGCCCGTCTCGCCCTGGATCACTATCGCTTGCTGGCGGACAATGTCTCCGATGTAATATCCATCTTCGATCTCGACCAGCGGTGTACCTATGTGAGCCCCGCCATCGCCCAGCTTCGGGGCTTTTCCGTCGACGAGGTACTCGTCCAGCCTCTTGAGGAACGCATGACGCCGGAGTCCCGCACCGTTGCACTGGGGCATATGGCGCGGGAGCTGCAGCGACTCCAAGACGGCCTCCGCGCGCCCACGGACGTGACCATCATGGAGCTCGAATTGCTCCGGAAAGACGGCACGACCGTTTGGGCGGAGACCAGCATGCGTTTTCTTGCGGATCGCGACGGCAAGCCAAACCGCATTCTCGGCATCAGCCGCGATATCTCGGCGCGGAAGGCCGCGGAATCGGAAGCCCGGCGTCTTACGGAGCGTCTCACTCTGGCCATCCGCGGCGGGGATCTCGGCGTGTGGGACTGGGACGCCGTCGCCGACGAGCTGGTTTGGGACGAGCGCATGTATGCCATTTACGGCGTCGATCCCGGCGAACATCCGGGCGCGTACCGCGACTGGCGGAGTTCGATCGTGCCGGAAGATCTGGCCCGCTCGGAGGGGGAACTTCGGGAGGCGATCAAAAGGCGCGGCGAGTTTCACAGCCAGTTCCGCGTGGTCCGTCCCGACGGTTCGATTCGCCATGTCGAGTCCCGGGCGGTCGTACTGTGCGACGATTCGGGCCGCGTGGTTCGTGTTACGGGCATGAACGCCGATATCACCGAGCGGGTGGAAACCGAGGCGGAGCGCGCCCGCCTGCAGGAACAGTTGAGCCAGGCCCAGAAGATGGAATCCATCGGCCGGCTCGCGGGCGGTGTGGCCCACGATTTCAACAACATGCTACTGGTTATTCTCGGGCACGCTGAACTCGCGGGCGCCGGGGCCGTCAATGGCGCGCTGCAAAACCATGTCGAGGAAATTCGGAGCGCCGCATTGCGGTCGGCCGATCTGACCCGGCAATTGCTGACCTTCGCCCGCCAGCAGGCTGTCGCCCCCAGGCCCATGGACCTGAATCTGGCCACGGAGGGGATGCGCAAACTGCTCGAACGCCTGATCGGCGAAGGGGTCCGATTGAACTGGCGGCCCGGTCCCGACTTGTGGAAGGTCAAGCTGGATCCCTCTCAGGTGGATCAGATTCTGGCCAATCTGTGCGTGAATGCCCGCGACGCTATCAATGGTGTTGGCGAGATTATCGTGGAGACCGCCAACGTCACGGTCATCGCGGCCGAAGGCGCCGAAGGTTCCGATGAGTCCGATCTTGCGTCGGGAGATTACGTCCGTCTTTCCGTTTGCGACAACGGCTGCGGGATGGACCCGGCGGTGCTCGCGCGGATCTTCGAACCCTTCTACACGACCAAGAAGCCCGGAAAGGGCACGGGACTGGGCCTCTCCACCGTCTACGGGATCGTCCGGCAGAACAATGGCTTCATTCGCGTGGAGAGCGAGCCGGGACGTGGCACGAAGTTCACCATTGACTTGCCCCGATTCACCGGCCCGGCCCAGAGCGAGGAGCCCGCGGGCTGCGCCCCGCCGCCGCTGCCGGGAGGTGAAGTGATCCTCGTTGTCGAAGATGAGCTATCTATCCTCAAGCTCACTCAGTCCATGCTGAAGAAGCTCGGCTATACCGTCCTTACCGCCGCCACGCCCGGCGAGGCCCTGCGGCTTGCCGAATCGGGGAGCTCCCCCATTCAGCTTCTCTTGACCGATATCGTGATGCCCGAAATGAACGGACGCGATCTGGCCGCCGCCCTGATGACCACCTTTCCCGATCTCCGGCACATTTATATGTCGGGCTACACCGCCGATGTCATTTCGCAGGACGAGATCCAGCGCGAAGGGGCAAATTTTATCCAGAAGCCTTTCGGAATTCAGGAGCTCGCCACCAAAGTGAGGCATGCGCTGGACTCCTGA
- a CDS encoding DUF1559 domain-containing protein, with protein MDQSKRTACRHRFKLRSGFTLIELLVVIAIIGILAAILLPALARAREAARRASCANNLKQLGLVFKMYANESVGQKFPAMADGFSYEARDLNPADPAAKVDYSNYEPPVNGECFYNNPFEPTPGAGGQGAVAFFMDSPSVYPEYLSDPQALLCPSDSDQDTAMNGTGGLWYNQDVLTATGRKEFDPCAFTPESYIYMAWVFTNQPGKDHLALGADPNDPAVNAGNIVGPYISVDFVTAFTTQTVTVAMGFGDYDKDIAGGSVSVPRTREGVERFFVTDINNAGASARAQSNIAVMYDFTSTVPDAFNHVPGGSNVLYMDGHVAFVKYPGDFPITRVYTTFVSLF; from the coding sequence ATGGATCAGAGCAAGAGAACGGCGTGCCGTCACCGTTTCAAGTTGCGGTCGGGGTTTACCTTAATCGAACTGCTGGTGGTTATCGCGATCATCGGCATTCTGGCGGCGATCCTGCTGCCGGCGCTGGCGCGTGCGCGGGAGGCGGCGCGCCGGGCCAGTTGCGCGAACAATCTGAAGCAGTTGGGCCTGGTTTTCAAGATGTATGCGAACGAATCGGTGGGCCAGAAGTTCCCGGCGATGGCGGATGGCTTCTCCTACGAGGCGCGTGATCTCAACCCGGCCGATCCCGCGGCCAAAGTGGATTACAGCAATTACGAGCCGCCGGTGAACGGGGAGTGTTTCTACAACAATCCCTTCGAACCCACGCCCGGTGCGGGCGGTCAGGGCGCGGTGGCCTTCTTTATGGATTCGCCTTCCGTGTATCCCGAGTATCTCTCCGACCCGCAGGCGCTCCTGTGTCCTTCGGATTCCGATCAGGACACGGCGATGAACGGCACCGGCGGGCTCTGGTACAACCAGGATGTGCTGACGGCCACGGGCCGAAAGGAGTTCGACCCCTGCGCTTTCACGCCGGAGTCCTACATCTACATGGCCTGGGTATTTACCAACCAGCCGGGAAAGGACCACCTGGCGCTCGGCGCGGACCCGAATGATCCCGCGGTAAACGCCGGGAATATTGTGGGGCCGTACATCAGCGTGGATTTTGTTACCGCGTTTACCACCCAGACGGTTACGGTGGCGATGGGCTTTGGCGACTACGACAAAGATATCGCGGGCGGCTCCGTGAGCGTACCCCGCACGCGCGAGGGCGTCGAGCGCTTTTTCGTGACCGATATCAACAATGCGGGCGCCAGCGCCAGGGCCCAGAGCAACATCGCGGTGATGTACGACTTTACAAGTACCGTTCCGGACGCCTTCAATCACGTCCCCGGCGGTTCCAATGTGCTCTACATGGACGGCCACGTGGCCTTCGTGAAGTATCCGGGCGACTTCCCAATCACGCGGGTTTATACGACGTTTGTGTCGCTGTTCTGA
- a CDS encoding radical SAM protein — protein sequence MDANSATVLESLDLKCALLGSGVRYPARVYDAVAGRARLEPPNNPFACNCLILPGEVAVHLNANDASPFALEVGEDGQVYLWGGGEKHCAVDFPPATTYYQQRTASGIPYGALAVLEGDGVLAFFYMWPCEYVKTNETCTFCFQVRAEQMGITLPSASPEDVAEIIAWGIEHAGVREIQLTAGTRFATQKECAQYAEVLRAVDARVGLEHISSEIYCYMTAPKEPAWIDQVFAAGADRVAHDLHVWDPALHATFAPGHARAVGRAAQLRALEHISAKFGPNKAFSAFVAGTESLESMLEGAEYLAARGIVPAFSVWMPPAGSTTSDSQPPGLDYYRAARREFARLYKTYGLNPPGIPKGSHVSMCRDIYRNMDAILADG from the coding sequence GTGGACGCAAATTCCGCCACCGTGCTTGAATCGCTCGACCTGAAATGTGCGCTCCTGGGATCGGGCGTGCGCTATCCCGCTCGGGTATACGATGCCGTGGCCGGTCGCGCGCGGCTGGAGCCGCCGAACAATCCTTTCGCCTGCAATTGCCTTATTCTGCCCGGCGAGGTGGCCGTACACCTGAACGCGAACGACGCCTCGCCCTTTGCGCTGGAGGTGGGCGAAGACGGCCAAGTCTATCTGTGGGGCGGGGGTGAAAAGCATTGCGCGGTGGACTTTCCGCCGGCCACCACGTATTACCAGCAGCGCACGGCCTCGGGCATTCCCTACGGTGCGCTGGCGGTGCTGGAGGGGGACGGGGTGCTGGCGTTCTTCTACATGTGGCCTTGCGAATATGTAAAGACGAACGAGACCTGCACGTTTTGCTTCCAAGTACGGGCGGAACAGATGGGCATTACGCTACCCAGCGCGTCGCCGGAAGACGTGGCGGAAATCATAGCCTGGGGCATTGAGCACGCGGGCGTAAGAGAGATCCAGCTCACCGCGGGTACGCGATTCGCCACACAGAAAGAGTGCGCGCAATACGCCGAGGTGCTCCGGGCCGTGGACGCCAGAGTCGGGCTGGAGCATATATCGTCTGAGATTTACTGCTACATGACGGCACCCAAGGAGCCCGCCTGGATCGATCAAGTATTCGCGGCGGGCGCGGACCGGGTGGCCCACGATCTCCACGTGTGGGACCCGGCCCTTCATGCAACCTTCGCGCCGGGCCACGCCCGCGCCGTCGGGCGCGCTGCTCAACTGCGGGCGCTGGAGCATATCTCGGCGAAGTTTGGCCCCAACAAGGCCTTCAGCGCCTTTGTCGCGGGAACGGAGTCGTTGGAGTCCATGCTCGAAGGGGCGGAATACCTGGCGGCGCGGGGGATCGTGCCCGCCTTCTCGGTCTGGATGCCGCCGGCGGGGTCCACCACATCGGACAGCCAACCGCCGGGGCTGGACTACTATCGCGCGGCGCGGCGCGAGTTTGCGCGGCTCTACAAAACCTATGGGCTCAATCCGCCGGGCATCCCCAAGGGGTCCCACGTGTCCATGTGCCGGGACATCTACCGCAATATGGACGCAATCCTCGCGGACGGATGA
- a CDS encoding winged helix-turn-helix transcriptional regulator has product MAKPADNCATILKVLADETRLAVVRALMSGPQQVNEINGMLQLEQSLLSHHLRVLRDAGIVCSQREGKAVLYRLSEEVLADIQSGESLNLGCCQLSFKPSA; this is encoded by the coding sequence ATGGCGAAGCCCGCCGACAACTGCGCGACAATTCTGAAGGTACTGGCCGATGAGACCCGGCTTGCCGTGGTCCGTGCGCTGATGTCGGGGCCGCAGCAGGTGAACGAAATAAACGGGATGCTTCAATTGGAGCAGAGCCTTCTCTCTCACCACCTGAGGGTCCTCCGCGACGCGGGGATCGTATGCTCTCAGCGTGAGGGTAAAGCGGTGCTCTACCGCCTTTCGGAAGAAGTGCTGGCCGACATCCAGTCGGGTGAATCACTCAATCTGGGCTGTTGCCAGCTCTCATTCAAGCCGAGTGCCTGA
- a CDS encoding response regulator translates to MIEDTAKAQLAPCAERAAELEARSFQTLCVRVDRSFAVLMPVQWLACVAAAFFLTPLTWNGPDSSVHPHVIATVLLGGLATVGPMYYVWRWPGQPLTRHCIAIGQMIMGALLIHLTGGRIESHFHIFGSLAFLSIYRDWRVLITASLIVTIDHAARNYFWPQSIFGVLTAPHWRWMEHAAWVVFEDVFLIWQCARGRRELSEDARQRARLENTNSMIEREVRARTRELEEERRLLRQAEEELKYQNEILVETTVRSEELAQVANQANQAKSDFLATMSHEIRTPMNGVIGMTELLSDTALDAEQREFVQVIQRSGERLMSIINDVLDFSKIESGRLDFETIPFDIRTTIEDCTDLFTEPCEAREIELICMFQDPLRHRVTGDPGRLRQVILNLLSNALKFTDSGEIVLRTRILSQEDGVLTVRISIQDTGPGIPADKAGLIFERFAQADASTTRRYGGTGLGLAICRELVARMDGEIGVASEEGKGSEFWFTARFPITEVSTTGNPTREALTGKQVLVVDDNETNRQLLDMQLRRHGMIPCTANSPVAALAAVEEWRMGERPFDLAIVDFRMPGMDGLELGRLLRDKSGDVPLPMLLMTSFSSRGHARMAADAGFSGYLNKPVKERRLLDCISGIFQDGVEGESPAPVIVTRHTALEAERASLLHVLLVDDNAVNQKVGVKMLGRLGLRVDVAGDGKSAIDACRSQRYDIVLMDCEMPGMDGYQATRALRAIPECAGLPIVAVTANAIEGSREKCLEAGMDGYLSKPLKLESLRETIVAHLPGLADSETASGTRLE, encoded by the coding sequence GTGATCGAAGACACGGCCAAAGCGCAATTGGCACCCTGCGCCGAGCGGGCGGCCGAGTTGGAAGCCAGGTCCTTTCAGACCCTCTGCGTGCGCGTGGACCGCAGCTTTGCCGTATTGATGCCGGTCCAGTGGCTGGCCTGCGTGGCGGCGGCCTTCTTCCTCACCCCCTTGACCTGGAACGGCCCCGACAGCAGTGTTCACCCCCACGTCATCGCGACGGTACTGCTCGGGGGGCTGGCCACGGTGGGCCCGATGTACTACGTCTGGCGCTGGCCCGGACAGCCGCTTACGCGCCACTGCATTGCCATCGGCCAGATGATCATGGGCGCACTGCTGATCCATCTGACCGGCGGGCGCATCGAATCCCATTTCCACATTTTCGGCTCGCTCGCCTTCCTGTCCATCTACCGCGACTGGCGGGTTCTCATCACGGCCTCCCTGATCGTTACCATCGACCATGCCGCCCGGAACTATTTCTGGCCCCAGTCGATTTTCGGAGTGCTCACGGCCCCCCACTGGCGCTGGATGGAACACGCCGCATGGGTGGTCTTCGAAGACGTCTTCCTCATCTGGCAGTGCGCTCGGGGCCGCAGGGAATTGAGCGAAGACGCTCGGCAGCGGGCGCGCCTCGAAAACACCAATTCGATGATCGAGCGGGAAGTGCGCGCTCGTACGCGGGAGCTTGAGGAGGAACGGCGCCTCCTCCGGCAGGCGGAGGAAGAACTCAAGTACCAGAATGAAATATTGGTCGAGACCACGGTGCGGTCGGAAGAACTCGCCCAGGTTGCCAATCAGGCCAACCAGGCCAAGTCCGATTTTCTGGCCACCATGAGCCATGAGATACGCACGCCCATGAATGGCGTCATCGGTATGACCGAACTCCTCTCCGATACAGCCCTCGACGCGGAACAGCGCGAGTTCGTACAGGTTATTCAGCGCTCCGGTGAACGGCTGATGAGCATCATCAATGACGTTCTCGACTTCTCCAAGATCGAATCGGGACGTCTCGACTTCGAGACCATTCCCTTCGACATCCGCACGACCATCGAGGACTGCACCGATCTCTTTACCGAACCCTGCGAGGCCCGGGAGATCGAGCTAATCTGCATGTTCCAGGATCCATTGCGCCACCGCGTGACCGGCGATCCGGGACGCCTGCGGCAGGTCATCCTCAATCTACTTTCCAACGCCTTGAAGTTCACGGATTCCGGCGAAATCGTCCTGCGCACCCGTATTCTTTCGCAGGAGGATGGTGTGCTCACGGTTCGAATTTCCATCCAGGATACCGGGCCTGGAATTCCGGCGGACAAAGCCGGGCTCATATTCGAACGCTTTGCCCAGGCCGACGCTTCCACGACCCGGCGCTATGGGGGCACCGGACTGGGGCTGGCAATCTGCCGCGAGCTCGTGGCGCGCATGGACGGCGAGATCGGGGTGGCGTCCGAGGAAGGTAAAGGGTCGGAGTTCTGGTTTACGGCGCGCTTCCCGATCACCGAAGTCTCAACCACGGGCAATCCCACGCGCGAGGCCCTGACGGGAAAACAGGTGCTCGTGGTCGATGACAATGAGACCAACCGCCAGCTCCTCGACATGCAGCTTCGCCGACACGGCATGATCCCCTGCACGGCCAATTCACCGGTCGCGGCATTGGCCGCGGTGGAAGAGTGGCGGATGGGCGAGAGGCCCTTTGACCTCGCCATCGTGGACTTTCGCATGCCCGGGATGGACGGGCTCGAGCTCGGTCGTCTCCTTCGAGATAAGAGTGGCGACGTACCGCTCCCCATGCTGCTGATGACTTCGTTCTCCTCCCGGGGCCACGCGCGCATGGCCGCGGACGCCGGATTCTCGGGCTACCTGAATAAACCAGTGAAAGAACGGCGGCTCCTGGACTGTATCAGCGGAATTTTTCAGGACGGTGTGGAAGGTGAATCGCCCGCCCCCGTGATCGTGACCCGCCATACCGCTCTCGAAGCGGAGCGGGCGAGTCTACTGCACGTGCTGCTGGTGGACGACAACGCGGTCAACCAGAAGGTGGGCGTCAAGATGCTGGGGCGGCTGGGGCTGCGCGTGGATGTGGCGGGCGATGGAAAATCCGCCATCGACGCCTGCAGAAGCCAGCGCTATGATATCGTTCTGATGGACTGCGAGATGCCGGGCATGGACGGCTATCAGGCCACCCGGGCGCTGCGGGCAATTCCCGAATGCGCCGGTCTGCCGATTGTGGCCGTCACGGCCAACGCCATCGAAGGGTCCCGGGAAAAGTGCCTGGAAGCCGGCATGGACGGCTACCTCAGCAAGCCGCTCAAACTTGAATCGCTCCGGGAGACCATCGTGGCCCATCTGCCCGGCCTCGCCGACTCGGAAACCGCTTCAGGCACTCGGCTTGAATGA
- a CDS encoding RedB protein, with translation MHYPFRFNTRIPAGALACQSAGTLHRTPGKALFLLWTLLLAAGACALSRYEFNGTMTTGVAEHWPDNSVVQLDSERPTLVMFLHPRCPCSAASITQLDRVLRRSPGRFRTWVLLVRPAGVPETWEAGANAEAALRLPETTLLIDSAGELARQFGARYSGTVQAFDTGGNRRFTGGITASRGHEGESLGGLALRDIGAGRVPDAASMPVFGCSLMGIDQDQGAKT, from the coding sequence ATGCATTACCCATTTCGATTCAACACCCGGATCCCCGCGGGTGCGTTGGCGTGCCAGTCGGCTGGAACGCTCCACCGAACACCCGGGAAGGCACTTTTCCTTCTCTGGACGCTCCTCCTGGCGGCGGGCGCGTGTGCCCTGTCCCGATATGAGTTCAACGGGACCATGACGACGGGAGTCGCCGAGCACTGGCCCGACAATTCGGTCGTCCAACTCGATTCGGAGCGTCCGACCCTGGTGATGTTTCTTCACCCCCGGTGCCCCTGCAGCGCCGCGAGCATCACCCAGTTGGATCGGGTGCTGCGCCGCAGCCCCGGGCGCTTTCGGACCTGGGTATTGCTCGTGAGGCCTGCGGGCGTGCCCGAAACCTGGGAAGCGGGCGCCAATGCCGAGGCCGCGTTGCGCCTTCCGGAGACCACGCTCCTGATCGATTCGGCCGGCGAACTCGCGCGGCAATTCGGCGCGCGGTATTCCGGCACGGTCCAGGCCTTCGACACCGGAGGAAACCGGCGCTTCACCGGCGGGATCACCGCGTCGCGGGGGCACGAGGGCGAGAGTCTCGGCGGCCTTGCCCTGCGGGACATCGGCGCGGGAAGAGTCCCGGACGCGGCATCGATGCCGGTTTTCGGGTGTTCCCTGATGGGAATCGACCAAGACCAGGGAGCGAAAACGTGA